The Proteobacteria bacterium CG1_02_64_396 genome has a window encoding:
- a CDS encoding ADP-glyceromanno-heptose 6-epimerase — protein MRILVTGGAGYIGSNIAFALQDKYPNARIVVWDDFSSGDFKTLIGFKGEVVAGCITDPAAQARIRSMDPFNVIYHEAAITDTTVLDQKKMVEVNTNAFADILSMALHWQAQVIYASSAGVYGNSPAPNRITEGLIPANVYGFSKYAMDQIAARYWREHPALQVIGMRYFNVYGPGEWHKGKTSSMILQLCRQMLDGKNPRIFKFGEQMRDFVYIGDVVQANLKAMSAGRSGVVNVGSGKARSFNDIVSNLNRVLGRSLEIEYFDNPYDFFQNHTEADITETRNLLGYEPEYTLEKGIETYVPHILERFGKR, from the coding sequence ATGCGCATTCTGGTGACCGGCGGCGCCGGCTACATCGGCTCCAACATTGCCTTCGCCCTGCAAGACAAGTACCCCAACGCCCGCATCGTAGTTTGGGACGATTTTTCGAGCGGCGACTTTAAAACCCTGATCGGTTTTAAAGGGGAGGTGGTCGCGGGGTGCATCACCGATCCCGCCGCCCAAGCCCGCATCCGTTCCATGGACCCCTTCAACGTCATCTACCACGAAGCGGCGATCACCGACACCACCGTGCTCGACCAGAAGAAGATGGTCGAGGTCAACACCAACGCCTTCGCCGACATTCTGAGCATGGCGCTGCACTGGCAGGCCCAGGTGATTTATGCCTCCAGTGCCGGGGTCTACGGCAACTCCCCCGCCCCCAACCGCATCACCGAGGGGCTGATTCCCGCCAACGTCTACGGCTTTTCGAAGTACGCCATGGACCAGATCGCCGCGCGCTACTGGCGCGAACACCCCGCCTTGCAGGTGATCGGGATGCGCTATTTCAACGTCTACGGGCCGGGGGAGTGGCACAAGGGCAAGACCAGCTCGATGATTTTGCAGCTGTGTCGGCAGATGCTCGACGGCAAAAACCCCCGCATCTTCAAGTTCGGCGAGCAGATGCGCGATTTCGTCTACATCGGCGACGTGGTGCAGGCCAATCTCAAGGCGATGAGCGCCGGGCGCAGCGGTGTGGTCAACGTCGGCAGCGGCAAGGCCCGCTCCTTCAACGACATCGTGAGCAACCTCAACCGGGTGTTGGGGCGCAGTCTCGAAATCGAGTACTTCGACAATCCCTACGATTTCTTCCAGAACCACACCGAGGCCGACATCACCGAGACCCGCAATTTGCTCGGCTATGAGCCGGAGTACACGCTCGAAAAGGGGATCGAGACCTATGTGCCGCACATCTTGGAGCGTTTCGGCAAGAGGTAA